In Armatimonadota bacterium, the following proteins share a genomic window:
- a CDS encoding cellulase family glycosylhydrolase, translating into EEGVVPQRTVLSRSLDVQAATEYGSLRHNALLWRSWLQEYPETYTALTNAQERWSVRLAAAQDEDADALSAVLRDAVADLEKYYARAFEAFRKGIQNPKPLMKTNPAKEDYVRVAPGGKYFVHSDGSFFTPLGYNHNPDWPQTYESAIGRPEYDPAVTDAFFKHLSECGVNLIRLMLESPAGGFLLEDPVGTFNVEQVAFLDNIVNLARKHDIKLMITPWDTFWMGHTWDRNPYNSKNGGPVGTRVEFITRPEVIEAQKRRLKFIIDRWGNTGTIFAWEILNEADKWWDASGEQTQAWAKEMGDYVREYEKQKWGRNHLICISTGHPIPDGAWGELAYRQPGMDLATTHLYLDAAMWPDEPIGPAIAVRKGVTYALGQIEDSRPYIDGENGPINRWIADGKLDDEVFHHMSWAHLASGGAGSSLRWPYRGPHHLSEGMYQHLGRMSKFVKDVPWAKLIGTPSEIRVPVPEGWVACSTGTSQGALVWVASSKPSEMKLSITWNGPKTVKYRCYDTKSGEWICNGTARPADGDLPILIGGERSSVAVVLE; encoded by the coding sequence GAGGAGGGCGTTGTGCCTCAACGAACCGTACTCAGTCGCAGCCTCGACGTCCAGGCTGCGACTGAGTACGGTTCGTTGAGGCACAACGCCCTCCTCTGGAGATCATGGCTTCAGGAGTATCCCGAGACTTATACGGCGCTCACGAATGCCCAGGAACGCTGGTCCGTCAGGCTGGCCGCGGCGCAAGACGAGGACGCCGACGCTCTTTCGGCAGTTCTTCGCGATGCCGTCGCCGATCTGGAGAAGTATTACGCCAGGGCCTTCGAGGCGTTCCGAAAGGGAATACAGAACCCCAAGCCGCTGATGAAGACGAATCCCGCGAAGGAGGACTACGTCCGGGTCGCGCCGGGCGGGAAGTACTTCGTCCATTCGGATGGATCGTTCTTCACTCCCCTGGGCTACAATCACAATCCCGACTGGCCTCAGACCTACGAGTCCGCTATAGGGCGGCCCGAGTACGATCCGGCGGTCACCGATGCGTTCTTCAAGCACCTGAGCGAGTGCGGCGTGAACCTCATCCGCCTGATGCTCGAATCGCCCGCGGGAGGGTTTCTCCTCGAGGATCCGGTCGGCACGTTCAACGTGGAACAGGTGGCGTTTCTCGACAACATCGTCAACCTTGCCAGGAAACATGACATCAAGCTGATGATCACCCCGTGGGACACCTTCTGGATGGGCCATACCTGGGACCGCAATCCGTACAATTCGAAGAATGGCGGCCCCGTCGGAACGCGCGTCGAGTTCATCACCAGGCCGGAAGTCATCGAGGCGCAGAAAAGGCGGCTGAAGTTCATTATAGACCGGTGGGGCAACACGGGCACGATCTTCGCGTGGGAGATTCTGAACGAGGCGGACAAGTGGTGGGACGCTTCAGGAGAGCAGACGCAGGCATGGGCGAAGGAGATGGGCGACTACGTGCGCGAGTATGAGAAGCAGAAGTGGGGGCGCAATCACCTGATCTGCATCTCCACCGGGCATCCGATTCCGGACGGCGCGTGGGGCGAGTTGGCATACAGGCAGCCGGGCATGGACCTTGCCACTACACACCTCTACCTCGACGCAGCGATGTGGCCCGACGAGCCGATCGGCCCGGCGATTGCGGTCCGGAAGGGAGTGACCTACGCGCTGGGCCAGATCGAGGACAGCCGGCCGTACATTGACGGCGAGAACGGCCCGATCAACAGATGGATCGCGGATGGGAAGCTCGACGATGAGGTATTCCATCACATGTCGTGGGCGCATCTGGCGTCAGGCGGGGCGGGAAGCAGCCTTCGGTGGCCGTACCGCGGCCCTCACCATCTGAGCGAGGGCATGTATCAGCATCTCGGCCGGATGAGCAAGTTCGTGAAAGACGTCCCGTGGGCGAAGCTGATCGGGACCCCCTCGGAAATCAGGGTGCCGGTCCCGGAGGGATGGGTCGCCTGCTCGACGGGCACCTCGCAGGGCGCACTGGTATGGGTTGCGTCCTCGAAGCCATCGGAGATGAAGCTGTCCATCACATGGAACGGCCCCAAGACGGTGAAGTATCGCTGTTACGACACGAAGTCCGGCGAGTGGATATGCAACGGAACCGCAAGGCCGGCCGACGGGGATCTGCCGATACTGATCGGCGGAGAGCGATCGTCCGTAGCGGTGGTGCTGGAATGA
- a CDS encoding glycoside hydrolase family 43 protein, whose amino-acid sequence MTYTNPVHDRYFADPFVWRHEGTYYAVGTGPRGESEPSRFPLLRSADLLNWESLGHALVSVSPDLGNDYWAPEVAYSGGRFYLYYSVGHGDKGHHVRVAVSEKPEGPYEDTGTPVIDPSVCPFSIDASPFRNDDGEWYLFYARDFLDTDDGFRVGTGLAVDRLIGMTKLAGEERVVMRARHDWQRFMADRPMYGGVYDWHTLEGPAVLKHDGRYYCFYSGGCWKNDTYGVDCAVADSVTGPYVDQNDGSGARVLRSALGVIGPGHNSFVEGPDGLEIIVYHAWNPEMNARLMCIDRLIWTPDGPRSGLPTADVPTWG is encoded by the coding sequence ATGACCTACACCAACCCCGTCCACGACCGATACTTCGCCGACCCGTTCGTGTGGCGGCATGAGGGGACGTACTATGCCGTCGGGACCGGGCCGCGCGGTGAATCGGAGCCGAGCAGGTTCCCGCTGCTGCGGTCGGCCGACCTCTTGAACTGGGAGTCGCTCGGGCACGCGCTCGTCTCGGTGAGCCCCGACCTCGGGAACGACTACTGGGCGCCGGAGGTCGCATACTCCGGCGGGCGGTTCTATCTCTACTATTCGGTCGGTCACGGCGACAAAGGGCATCACGTCCGAGTCGCCGTGAGTGAGAAACCCGAAGGCCCATATGAGGATACCGGCACACCAGTGATCGATCCGTCAGTCTGCCCGTTCTCGATAGACGCGAGCCCGTTCCGGAACGATGACGGCGAGTGGTACCTCTTCTACGCCCGCGACTTCCTCGATACCGACGACGGATTCCGTGTGGGCACCGGGCTGGCGGTCGATCGGTTGATCGGCATGACGAAGCTCGCCGGTGAAGAGCGAGTCGTCATGCGCGCGAGGCACGACTGGCAGCGGTTCATGGCCGACCGACCGATGTACGGCGGCGTTTACGACTGGCATACTCTCGAAGGCCCGGCGGTCCTCAAGCACGATGGGCGCTACTACTGCTTCTACAGCGGCGGGTGCTGGAAGAACGATACCTACGGCGTGGACTGCGCCGTCGCCGATTCGGTCACGGGTCCGTACGTGGATCAGAATGATGGAAGCGGCGCGAGAGTGCTCCGCTCAGCGCTCGGGGTGATCGGTCCGGGACACAACTCGTTCGTCGAGGGACCCGACGGCTTAGAGATCATCGTCTACCACGCATGGAATCCGGAGATGAACGCCCGCCTCATGTGCATCGACCGGCTCATCTGGACTCCCGACGGTCCCAGAAGTGGGCTGCCGACCGCAGACGTCCCTACCTGGGGCTGA
- a CDS encoding beta-galactosidase, translating to MMKMLILPMLAILACAISASHADEPLIGFVNHFPWIDKGMDDVSRSGSNAVIFRAVSGIESKEGEYDFSSIDRQIEFAENNKLKIILLMEANPVYSPAWLTEQCRSAGEMQLDFIGRPHATPSMTSGIFRIWHEKFVRAVIEHVKQRDTTGVVIGYQPGAEWWYESGFRFNPAEIAAFREWLAAKYGSIARLNSTWKSTYSSFDAVNPPKLTGSDLGAADHLSPFEPAEDVANDLSWSIHTDVPIEPGKEYVFRAKIRAMNVRGEGAFLQIAWRQGDNGTPIWTSNSDRLKGTASQRQLELIVKAPERAKSAWLLLKLHGNGTVSFDDVFFGEEGSDRNLAPNPQFSQGKDAPEHWFFDNWMQSSRAKGIFEGGRLTIEMPRVDDRRELGNMRAAAYDWFTFGSEFVGGYIEGFCRLVKHADPSRLTVGYLTYAFAFPVEWDYTQHVGMALDVILPKLRHMDVIGMQICSADGDPVRITAAIDLARKYGKPVYAIDVIDFTSGVAVGYPAMDAVTREAIRHGATGVFYYCWWGTPDYDYYTGMPLAELEKMLTRGRMSVADGPSRVAIIQPILPTALASGPKDNDFRDFVGLYKAVTESGAIPDIWTLHELASQRPDLRARYDVIFLPDCAYCPPGVAGMLSAFMERGGKLVVSGRTPQVDQIGNKMSARLDGAVSLGRFGTDYLGRVVRSTSAANTPPLFRQMDEPDLRKRREGLRKRIAGFLPPTIKWSSESHPGEGFKCPLELRNGDILVSRTVPVGEGGVSIACFRSQDGGLTWSKFSDIVHSDEPGIDIGDGHMVQLRNGDLLYSYRRNLGRQHRYRLEVAASSDNGATWKPHSEVARSDGDFRGLWSTFLLEQSDGTIQCYYDDEDTPGREGFPRHQWLTMKTWDPKSKQWIAPVTVSRAHNPEHLSRDGMCTVVELSKNRLLCAFETVQTYPPHRGVLMSVTSDDGGKTWSWQKEERRLLYQPPNPDFNALAPWMIKLSTGDLLCVFTTDEDREKPGVAATAVMDQSLKYIISRDEGKTWSKSLIVDAGHPIYFPGVCELKHGTQDGSVLVQYSGRVKLGTISPR from the coding sequence ATGATGAAGATGCTGATACTCCCGATGCTTGCTATACTGGCATGCGCGATCTCCGCGTCGCATGCGGATGAGCCGCTGATCGGCTTCGTGAACCACTTTCCCTGGATAGACAAGGGGATGGACGACGTGTCCAGGTCCGGCTCCAACGCGGTCATCTTCCGCGCGGTCTCCGGCATCGAGTCGAAGGAAGGTGAGTATGACTTCAGCAGCATAGACCGGCAGATCGAGTTTGCGGAGAACAACAAGCTGAAGATCATCCTGCTCATGGAGGCGAATCCGGTCTACTCGCCGGCCTGGCTGACGGAGCAGTGCCGCTCAGCCGGCGAGATGCAGTTGGATTTCATCGGGCGGCCTCACGCAACGCCTTCAATGACTTCCGGCATCTTCAGGATCTGGCACGAGAAGTTCGTCCGCGCCGTGATCGAACATGTGAAACAACGCGACACGACCGGCGTCGTGATAGGATATCAGCCGGGCGCCGAATGGTGGTACGAATCGGGGTTCCGCTTCAACCCCGCGGAGATTGCCGCGTTCAGAGAGTGGCTCGCGGCGAAGTACGGATCCATCGCGAGACTGAACTCGACTTGGAAGAGCACCTACAGCAGCTTCGACGCGGTCAATCCTCCAAAGCTGACCGGCTCCGACTTGGGAGCGGCGGACCACCTCTCACCGTTCGAGCCCGCCGAGGACGTCGCCAACGATCTTTCGTGGAGCATCCACACCGATGTCCCGATCGAGCCCGGTAAGGAGTACGTCTTCCGAGCGAAGATCCGGGCAATGAACGTGCGCGGTGAGGGTGCCTTCCTCCAGATAGCATGGCGTCAGGGCGACAACGGAACGCCGATCTGGACCTCAAACAGCGACCGGCTGAAGGGCACGGCATCCCAGAGGCAGTTGGAGCTGATCGTGAAAGCGCCGGAACGGGCGAAGTCGGCGTGGCTCCTCCTCAAGCTCCACGGCAACGGCACGGTCAGCTTCGACGACGTCTTCTTCGGGGAAGAGGGCTCCGATAGAAACCTCGCCCCGAATCCGCAGTTCAGTCAGGGCAAGGATGCGCCGGAGCACTGGTTTTTCGATAACTGGATGCAGAGCAGCCGAGCGAAGGGCATATTCGAGGGCGGGCGTCTCACCATCGAAATGCCTCGCGTGGACGACCGGCGCGAGTTGGGGAATATGCGGGCCGCGGCGTATGACTGGTTCACATTCGGCAGCGAGTTCGTCGGCGGCTACATCGAGGGTTTCTGCAGGCTCGTCAAGCACGCCGATCCCTCCCGACTTACGGTCGGCTACCTCACCTACGCTTTCGCCTTCCCTGTGGAGTGGGACTACACCCAGCACGTCGGGATGGCGCTGGATGTGATCCTACCGAAGCTCAGGCACATGGACGTGATCGGGATGCAGATCTGCTCGGCGGACGGCGATCCGGTGAGGATCACGGCGGCGATCGACCTGGCGCGGAAGTATGGGAAGCCGGTCTATGCGATCGATGTGATCGACTTCACGTCCGGCGTCGCGGTCGGATACCCTGCGATGGACGCCGTCACTCGCGAGGCGATCCGTCACGGCGCGACCGGCGTGTTCTACTATTGCTGGTGGGGAACTCCCGACTACGATTACTACACCGGCATGCCGCTCGCAGAACTCGAGAAGATGCTTACGCGCGGCAGGATGTCGGTGGCCGACGGGCCATCGCGGGTGGCGATCATACAGCCGATCCTGCCGACGGCCCTGGCGAGCGGGCCGAAGGACAACGACTTCAGGGACTTCGTCGGTCTGTATAAAGCGGTCACGGAGTCCGGCGCAATCCCTGACATCTGGACGCTCCATGAACTCGCTTCGCAGAGGCCTGACCTCCGGGCGCGATACGACGTGATCTTCCTGCCCGACTGCGCCTACTGCCCGCCTGGAGTGGCGGGAATGCTCTCTGCCTTCATGGAGCGCGGTGGAAAGCTGGTCGTCTCGGGCCGCACTCCGCAGGTCGATCAGATCGGCAACAAGATGAGCGCACGGCTCGACGGAGCGGTCTCCCTCGGACGCTTCGGGACCGACTACCTCGGAAGGGTCGTCCGTTCTACGAGCGCAGCGAATACCCCGCCGCTCTTCAGGCAGATGGACGAACCCGATCTCCGGAAGCGTCGTGAGGGGCTGCGGAAAAGGATCGCCGGCTTCCTCCCCCCGACGATCAAATGGAGCAGCGAATCCCATCCCGGCGAGGGCTTCAAGTGCCCGCTCGAACTCAGAAACGGGGATATCCTGGTCAGCAGGACGGTCCCCGTCGGGGAGGGAGGTGTCTCGATCGCATGCTTCCGAAGTCAGGACGGCGGCCTGACGTGGAGCAAGTTCAGCGATATCGTCCACAGCGACGAGCCTGGCATCGACATCGGCGATGGGCACATGGTCCAGCTTCGGAACGGCGATCTCCTCTACTCATACCGCCGAAACTTGGGCAGGCAGCACAGGTATCGCCTGGAGGTCGCCGCCAGCAGCGACAACGGCGCGACGTGGAAGCCGCACTCCGAGGTCGCACGCAGTGACGGCGATTTCCGAGGCCTCTGGTCCACTTTTCTTCTGGAGCAGAGCGACGGCACGATCCAGTGCTACTATGACGACGAGGACACGCCTGGCAGGGAGGGGTTTCCCAGGCATCAGTGGCTGACGATGAAGACGTGGGACCCGAAGTCGAAGCAGTGGATCGCCCCCGTGACCGTCAGCCGGGCGCACAATCCGGAGCATCTCTCGCGCGACGGCATGTGTACCGTCGTAGAACTATCGAAGAACAGGCTTCTGTGCGCATTCGAGACGGTGCAGACCTATCCTCCGCATCGAGGCGTGCTGATGAGCGTAACCTCGGACGACGGCGGGAAGACCTGGAGTTGGCAGAAGGAGGAGCGCCGTCTGCTCTATCAGCCGCCGAATCCTGACTTCAATGCGCTCGCCCCGTGGATGATCAAGCTCTCGACCGGCGATCTCCTCTGCGTCTTCACGACCGACGAGGATCGCGAGAAGCCAGGAGTCGCCGCCACTGCCGTGATGGACCAGTCGCTGAAGTACATTATCAGCCGTGATGAGGGCAAGACCTGGTCCAAGTCATTGATCGTAGACGCCGGCCACCCGATCTACTTCCCCGGTGTATGCGAGTTGAAGCACGGCACGCAAGACGGATCAGTCCTCGTGCAGTATAGTGGAAGGGTGAAGTTGGGGACGATCAGCCCCAGGTAG
- a CDS encoding TolC family protein, translating into MRTTEIVFGLALVMLPCAMSFAADLPSDRPLTLTDCIRHALSNHNNVLAAERDAESSRAATRQARSGYLPRLGVSSGYAQSGYEGGQTGSTQIRTGTFTNDRTILSVTETLYDGGLTRMAIRQAAASERSSIANLELARQQRVLIVTEAYFDALLTSRLADIAAQTVDEAEKQLEMIRAKIDAGDAARVDIYPVEVQLANAKLDRIRADNDVRVAANSLRNAVGLGRGPALTIADVSDPRPDIPTLDASLARAMTDRPEAAGALAQVESAKAGLSYARSQTYPVPTASASYDYGLIGELDNRWSVGVALNLNIWDGGAAQAEVDGSRARLDSVSMKSEQLLRDISAEVEEAHLNVTTAFERLKAGAASVELARTNLEVAKEKYMQEMAIPLEITSAQTAYADARAQHARALYDCYVAQARLDRAVGKRGY; encoded by the coding sequence ATGAGAACCACTGAGATCGTATTCGGACTGGCGCTGGTGATGCTACCCTGCGCGATGTCATTCGCGGCCGACCTGCCGTCTGACCGCCCGCTGACCCTGACCGACTGCATCCGCCACGCGCTGTCGAACCACAACAACGTGCTGGCGGCAGAAAGAGACGCCGAGTCAAGCAGAGCAGCCACAAGGCAGGCGAGATCCGGCTACCTACCGAGACTCGGAGTGTCCTCAGGGTACGCCCAATCCGGATACGAGGGCGGGCAGACCGGCTCCACCCAGATCCGCACCGGCACTTTCACCAACGACCGAACGATCCTGAGCGTTACGGAGACGCTCTACGACGGAGGGTTGACCCGGATGGCGATTCGGCAGGCAGCGGCATCCGAGAGAAGCTCGATCGCAAACCTCGAGCTGGCCAGACAGCAACGGGTCCTGATAGTGACCGAAGCGTACTTCGACGCCCTGCTCACGAGCCGGCTGGCGGACATCGCAGCCCAGACCGTGGACGAAGCGGAGAAGCAGCTGGAAATGATCCGAGCGAAGATAGATGCAGGAGATGCCGCCCGCGTAGACATCTACCCGGTGGAGGTTCAGCTTGCCAACGCGAAGCTCGACAGGATACGGGCGGACAACGACGTCCGAGTCGCCGCCAATAGCTTGAGAAACGCCGTCGGCCTTGGAAGAGGCCCCGCCCTCACAATCGCGGACGTGAGCGACCCTCGACCCGATATCCCGACTCTCGACGCCAGCCTGGCGCGCGCTATGACCGATCGCCCTGAGGCGGCCGGCGCGCTGGCCCAGGTTGAATCAGCAAAGGCCGGACTCTCATACGCCAGATCCCAGACTTACCCGGTTCCCACCGCGAGCGCGTCATACGATTACGGGCTGATCGGCGAGCTTGACAACCGCTGGTCCGTCGGCGTCGCCTTGAACCTGAACATCTGGGACGGCGGCGCGGCCCAGGCCGAAGTTGACGGCAGCAGGGCCAGGCTGGACTCGGTCTCCATGAAGTCCGAGCAGTTGCTCAGGGACATATCCGCCGAAGTCGAGGAGGCGCATCTCAACGTCACGACCGCGTTCGAGCGGCTGAAGGCCGGCGCGGCAAGCGTCGAACTGGCGCGGACGAACCTCGAGGTCGCCAAGGAGAAGTACATGCAGGAGATGGCAATCCCGCTGGAAATAACCTCCGCTCAGACGGCGTACGCGGACGCGCGGGCACAGCATGCGCGGGCGCTCTACGACTGCTACGTCGCGCAGGCCCGGCTCGACAGGGCTGTCGGCAAGAGAGGATACTGA
- a CDS encoding DUF1572 family protein has translation MPTIKEIAQGSTLNQAELLVKDASYIPEEKLCFCPMGCAKTAKDILAEVAATNASLAAALIGETPDPAFAEQVKRADTRNELSVLVLESARIVVAAVDKIREDDLDKDATMPWGGVFPLWQAILLPVSHMTYHDGQLNYIQTLLGDSAFHWME, from the coding sequence ATGCCGACCATCAAGGAAATCGCGCAAGGGAGCACGCTGAACCAAGCGGAGCTGCTCGTGAAGGATGCCTCGTACATACCCGAGGAGAAGCTCTGCTTCTGCCCTATGGGGTGTGCAAAGACCGCCAAGGACATCCTGGCGGAAGTGGCCGCCACCAATGCGTCACTCGCGGCCGCGCTTATCGGCGAGACGCCCGATCCCGCCTTCGCGGAACAGGTCAAACGGGCCGACACCCGGAACGAACTCAGCGTGCTGGTGCTCGAGAGCGCGCGTATCGTCGTCGCGGCCGTTGACAAGATCCGCGAGGACGACCTCGACAAGGACGCAACGATGCCCTGGGGAGGTGTCTTCCCGCTCTGGCAGGCGATTCTCCTGCCGGTGAGCCACATGACCTACCACGATGGGCAGCTCAACTACATACAGACCTTGCTCGGAGACTCGGCCTTCCATTGGATGGAGTGA
- a CDS encoding aldolase catalytic domain-containing protein, with protein sequence MEHIKDQLAKGTWLTYRPEIKILDCTVRDGGLINDHGFEDGFVKAVYDTCVEAGIDAMEIGYKADRKIFAAGDHGDWKFCDEDCIRRIVGDNPTDLQIAVMADAERTDYRNDILPKSESVIDIIRVATYIHQIPTALEMIKDAHDKGYHVTCNLMAISAIQERELGEALEILANQPLCAIYIVDSFGSYYSEQIRDLTLQFLAAVEGKGIEIGIHAHNNQMLAYANTLEALIVGANRLDATINGMGRGAGNCPLELLIGFLKNPKFQLRPVLKCIQDVFLPLEQKGEMEWGYKIPYMITGQMNMHPRAAIKMRSGENPHDYVGFYDQMIDVE encoded by the coding sequence ATGGAGCACATCAAGGATCAGCTGGCAAAGGGCACGTGGTTGACATACAGGCCGGAGATCAAGATACTGGACTGCACGGTCCGGGACGGTGGGCTGATCAACGACCACGGCTTCGAGGACGGGTTCGTGAAGGCTGTCTACGATACCTGCGTCGAGGCCGGGATTGACGCGATGGAGATCGGCTATAAGGCCGACAGAAAGATCTTCGCGGCCGGCGATCACGGCGACTGGAAGTTCTGCGACGAGGACTGCATCCGTCGGATCGTTGGCGACAACCCGACCGACCTGCAGATCGCGGTGATGGCCGACGCCGAGCGAACCGACTACCGCAACGATATCCTGCCCAAGTCGGAGAGCGTGATAGACATCATCCGCGTCGCGACGTACATCCACCAGATTCCAACGGCGCTGGAGATGATAAAGGACGCGCATGACAAGGGCTACCATGTGACCTGCAACCTGATGGCGATATCGGCGATCCAGGAGCGCGAACTCGGGGAGGCGCTCGAAATCCTGGCAAACCAGCCGCTGTGCGCGATCTACATCGTGGACAGTTTCGGATCGTACTACTCGGAGCAGATCAGGGACCTAACGCTTCAGTTCCTGGCGGCGGTCGAGGGCAAGGGCATCGAGATCGGCATCCACGCGCACAACAACCAGATGCTCGCCTATGCGAACACCCTGGAGGCGCTGATCGTCGGGGCGAACCGGCTCGACGCGACGATCAACGGGATGGGCCGAGGCGCTGGTAACTGCCCGCTCGAACTGCTGATCGGGTTCCTCAAGAACCCGAAGTTCCAGCTTCGGCCGGTGCTGAAATGCATCCAGGACGTATTCCTGCCGCTCGAGCAGAAGGGCGAAATGGAGTGGGGCTACAAGATCCCCTACATGATCACCGGCCAGATGAATATGCATCCCCGCGCGGCGATCAAGATGCGTTCAGGCGAGAACCCTCACGACTACGTGGGGTTCTACGACCAGATGATCGACGTGGAGTAG
- a CDS encoding SUMF1/EgtB/PvdO family nonheme iron enzyme, with amino-acid sequence MGRVPALLAVIALCLCAVAQAAITIDTVAVGDVGNAPDTRYATPGFGSVGYTYKIGTYETTAGQYTAFLNAVAATDTYGLYNSQMWDSSEGCKIQRGGSSGGYGYSVASDWANRPVNFVSYWDSCRFANWLHNGQPIGFQDASTTERGAYNLDGYTGLDGRNIGRNTGWKWAIPSEDEYYKSAYYKSNGADAGYWDYPMQSDVATVPSNDLTNPDGGNNANCYMNHYTLGGPYWRTNVGEFENSESAYGTFDQSGNVSEWNEAIPFFTKTTASRGVRGGSYRSFLPYIRAESRGWLYPSLEQMDLGFRVAAVPEPSSLVVLAGGLMPLFALRRRRQ; translated from the coding sequence ATGGGAAGAGTGCCTGCTCTTCTGGCAGTGATTGCGCTGTGCTTATGTGCCGTCGCGCAAGCAGCTATAACGATTGACACTGTTGCCGTAGGCGATGTTGGTAATGCGCCGGACACGCGCTATGCTACCCCGGGGTTTGGCTCTGTCGGGTATACCTACAAAATCGGCACGTATGAGACTACCGCCGGGCAGTATACTGCCTTTCTCAATGCCGTGGCCGCGACCGATACGTACGGGCTGTACAACTCCCAAATGTGGGACAGCTCTGAGGGTTGTAAGATCCAGCGAGGTGGCTCTTCCGGCGGCTACGGCTACAGTGTGGCCTCCGACTGGGCGAACAGGCCTGTCAACTTCGTAAGCTACTGGGACTCCTGTCGATTCGCTAATTGGCTACACAACGGCCAACCGATCGGGTTTCAGGATGCCTCTACCACAGAACGCGGCGCATACAATCTGGACGGCTACACGGGGCTGGACGGGCGCAACATCGGAAGAAACACGGGGTGGAAATGGGCTATCCCCAGCGAGGACGAGTACTACAAGTCTGCTTACTACAAGAGCAACGGGGCTGACGCGGGATACTGGGACTATCCCATGCAGAGCGACGTCGCCACAGTGCCCAGTAACGATCTCACAAACCCCGATGGCGGAAACAACGCTAACTGCTATATGAACCATTACACTCTCGGCGGGCCCTACTGGCGAACGAACGTGGGTGAGTTCGAGAACTCCGAGAGTGCCTATGGCACATTTGACCAGAGCGGAAACGTCTCCGAGTGGAACGAAGCCATCCCATTCTTCACCAAGACAACCGCTTCCCGCGGTGTGCGTGGCGGTTCGTACAGATCCTTCCTCCCCTATATCCGAGCAGAGAGTCGAGGCTGGCTCTATCCCTCCCTGGAACAAATGGACCTCGGGTTTCGCGTCGCCGCTGTCCCCGAGCCGTCATCACTCGTCGTGCTGGCCGGCGGACTCATGCCGCTCTTTGCGCTCAGGCGTCGCAGGCAGTAG